The following proteins are encoded in a genomic region of Trichoplusia ni isolate ovarian cell line Hi5 chromosome 18, tn1, whole genome shotgun sequence:
- the LOC113503025 gene encoding cytochrome P450 6B2-like, translating to MIATLLLITLSVIAYSVYHFSRRKFTYWEKRNVPHLKPKTIFGNYENFILQKENLGENTRKLCETFPDAPLIGAYYGTEPSLIVQDPELIKLVTTKDFYYFSGREVSEHSHKEMFTRNLFFTYGDRWKALRQNLSPIFSSSKMKQMFHLIDNCSFVLENMLDQEAKTSKGLDVKIILTRYTMDCICSSAFGVEAQAMVNTENNVFNHMGELVTESSPAAAFRNVCKTIWPSLFYGLGFTVFSKEIDDFFNKLLTQIFNSRNYEPTTRNDFIDYMLKMKKNKLVGDSLNNLKSDSASKVTLDIDDEFLIAQCVLFFVAGFETTSTTLMFTLFELAKNPVKQVKAIEEVDEYLRRHGNKLKYECVAESLYLDACVDETLRLYPVLGMVGRETVQDYVFPSGVKIDKGMRIFLPLYQLHYNPEYFPEPKEYRPERFYGEEKRNIKPYTYMPFGEGPRICIGMRFAKMVMMAGLITILKKYRVELPPGMKTDVNFDPKPVVTQPMGGIELKFIEREGWETRVLAK from the exons ATGATCGCGACTCTTCTGCTGATCACGCTAAGTGTGATAGCGTACTCTGTGTACCACTTTTCCAGACGTAAGTTCACGTATTGGGAGAAGAGGAATGTTCcacatttaaaaccaaaaacaatcTTTGGAAACTATGAAAACTTCATTTTACAAAAGGAGAACTTGGGAGAGAATACTCGGAAGCTATGTGAGACTTTCCCTGACGCACCCCTCATCGGCGCTTACTATGGAACAGAACCCTCCCTCATCGTTCAAGACCCTGAGTTAATCAAACTGGTCACTACAAAGGACTTCTACTACTTCAGTGGCCGCGAAGTCTCAGAACACTCTCACAAGGAAATGTTCACACGTAACCTCTTCTTCACTTATGGTGACAGATGGAAGGCTCTACGTCAAAATCTGTCTCCTATTTTCTCCTCCtcgaaaatgaaacaaatgttCCATTTGATCGATAATTGTTCTTTTGTACTTGAAAACATGCTGGACCAAGAAGCGAAGACATCAAAGGGCCTCGATGTGAAGATAATTTTGACGAGGTACACAATGGATTGCATCTGTTCCAGCGCGTTTGGAGTGGAAGCGCAAGCTATGGTGAACACGGAAAATAACGTTTTCAATCACATGGGGGAGCTCGTCACTGAATCTTCACCTGCTGCTGCTTTCcgaaatgtatgtaaaactatttGGCCATCGCTCTTCTACGGTTTGGGATTCACGGTGTTTTCAAAAGAAATTGATGATTTCTTCAATAAACTGCTAACCCAAATTTTCAACTCGCGAAACTATGAACCTACAACTCGAAACGACTTCATTGATTACATGTTGAAGATGAAGAAAAACAAGTTGGTCGGAGACAGTTTGAACAATCTGAAGTCCGATTCGGCATCGAAAGTAACTTTGGATATAGATGACGAGTTTTTGATAGCGCAGTGTGTTCTGTTCTTCGTCGCCGGCTTTGAAACAACATCGACTACATTGATGTTCACATTGTTTGAATTAGCAAAGAACCCTGTAAAGCAGGTTAAAGCGATTGAAGAAGTGGATGAATACTTGCGTCGTCATGGAAACAAGCTTAAGTATGAGTGTGTTGCGGAGTCTTTGTACCTGGATGCGTGCGTGGACGAGACGCTTCGCCTGTACCCGGTGCTGGGCATGGTGGGTCGAGAGACTGTACAGGACTACGTGTTCCCATCAGGTGTGAAGATCGACAAGGGCATGCGAATATTTCTACCGCTGTACCAGTTGCATTACAACCCGGAATACTTCCCTGAACCGAAGGAGTACCGGCCGGAGAGGTTCTACGGCGAGGAGAAGCGCAACATCAAGCCCTACACGTACATGCCATTCGGTGAAGGTCCGAGGATTTGTATAG GTATGAGATTCGCTAAAATGGTGATGATGGCTGGTCTCATAACGATTTTGAAGAAATATAGAGTGGAACTACCACCAGGCATGAAGACGGATGTAAACTTTGATCCAAAACCCGTTGTCACTCAGCCGATGGGGGGAATCGAACTGAAATTCATTGAACGAGAGGGATGGGAAACAAGGGTCTTGGCGAAGTaa